The stretch of DNA ATAGCATTATAAGCACACACTCTAGGTTTAATATGTCTAGAAAAGCACTCTGATAAATATACGAATGCAGATTTAAGTTTCATTTCTCTAAAGCTATGAAATATGAAAATTCCAAAAGTAGTAGCATCTGGAGAAAACCCTAAGGCCTCCAATCTTTGGAAGACCAACCATGCCTGATCAGTACTGAGATTTGTGCATGAAGACGCAAGGATTCTGTTGCAAAGACGCAACTCAGGTAAACATCTCCACTCTTCCAAAAAGTTCATCATATCCCCAATATCCTGTTTCTTGTTAAATTCTTCTACTATAAATGATAAGGATCCCTTGCTTAATTTAAGACCCAAACTCTTTAGTTGCCGAAGTATAGCAAGAGCTTGCAAAAAATTGTCTTTCTTGATTAAAGCCATGACAACAGAATCAAGAATGTCTCCTTTGGTGTAAGAACCGAACCCAGCTTCAAGCATGTCCAAATATACTCTTAAAAGCAATTCATCCTTTCTCTTTCTGATCAGAAAATGAAGAAGTGCTTGGTAGCATGAAACTGAAGGAATCAAACACTTACACCTTGCATAATCGTAAAGTGCAACTGATTTCTCGAGGTTGCTTGCTTCTGAATACGCTTGGATAATCCGACTGAATAGTTCACTTGAAACAGCCAGAGCCATATGATGATGCAATGAGAGCAGTAGTGATTCAGCCAGACTGAGCATATGAGCATCCACAAGTATGGCTACCATGGTCTCATTTGACCTTGGCAGATGTTGGAACTCCTTGCTTTGCTGTGAAGCCCACCTGTACAAATTCCATAAAAACCTCGCCTTCCTCACTTGTCCCGGGCTAGACCCAAAACCAATCAATATGTCAAGAAAATCATCAGGCTTCAGCTCAGAGACGCGCCAGAACCGGCGAAGGGTCTCCGATGAGAGCCACAAACCAGGCTTAAGAACATCTTGCAAGCTGCAGTTGCCATCAAAGGTGTCCCCTCTACTCTCAAATATGTGAGCGCACTTGGATATAACCAGACTCCCAATACCAGAGCACGATTTTACTGCAGAATGGGCATCGGGTTTGAACTGTCCTTCAGTTTTCTGCCCCAAATCAGACCCAGCTTCCTCCGGAGCGCCTGCAAAGACTGGATTGCGTTTCTCCCCAACGTGGCTGCTTCCACCTCTGAACAAGCTCCCGTTGTCGGAGTTCAGCTCCGGGGCATCATTGGCAAACCCTCGGCCTCCAAACTTGGCTTCTCTCCTGACGTCAGGGTTGGAATCGATCGAGTCGATTAGAGCGAAAGAAACGTCGGTCGGGGCATTGATTAGCTGAAAGCTGTCACTTGCTCACCTGAGATAACGGATACGAATTGCGCCGGGTAACCGCCATGGCTTCCACATCTACTCCTATACGGACTCTTAGCCCCGCCGTTGAGAAAAGACCCGCACGCCGCATCTGATCAGCGACTCCCGCCGGACCCGGATGAGGTCAGGGGAGCTGAGGAGGCGGAGCCGAGaaacggcggcggctcgaggaAGACGATGGCCTCTGAGGCGATTAGGCCGTTTTCCGATGGGCCAGGCAGTTAGACTTGGGCTCTGTAAACGCTAGGCCGCTACTGGGCTGAATAACTGGTCAACCTATAGACCTGCCCAAATTCTGAAATTGTGGTGAGTGGATTACAAACACGTGCGGAAACGGCTCGGTCCACCACCACGGCCTGCTGCCGcggcgtttttttatttttatattttttaaaatcgtTTTtcacagaaatatatttttggtttcacaatttacagatttatacctgtcggtaccctgtagcagggatacccactcttactgcagcaagacaggacccgcgtagttatccgtaactacgcgtaaggacggagtagccaggccccaccggtcaggctctttcctcaccaggctaacggccccggacccgttccccgcctggggatgggtccggagacgccacgtgtctctaaggaagggaagctccgagctgacagccgaggcctcgaacccccccataggggtccgggacctcctgcgcccatcCGGACCCCCTTACCGcgagggggtccggagccgccacgtgtcccggaggcacgggcgcgggctcgaAGCGAGTCCTCCGTaaggagactcgcccacccaccgcatttaatgcggatagttgaggcgtgctctatcGCCgaggcacgcgggacagcctttgtcaggcctcactgtgcaccgcgtattaccaaggtacacagtgaggccgcctgtgccgcacccgcgcagagcccgtctgcagcattaaatggatacacctggctcaggcctcccccagttctgcaagaactgggcaacgacctccgcccggcaacgcggtggtaccttaccgccagcgtcagggcggtgcgtcggcatccgtgcACTCCCCTACCGttaggggtgcacgaacagaagacctgcgggcagagctcaaccgccggcgcgcgggagaggatgcccgcgtctccgttgagagggcgcgagagcgccgtcttaacattgagggccgcaacctcaacgccgacttggacgtggtagcacccaagcccccggtgaacgcccggatacagccaggcgcaccagttgctggggtgggctgcgctgcgctggcggagcacctccgcgcagtggcatggccatccaagttccgcccccacctgccggaaaagtacgacggtaccactaacccgtcggagttcctgcaggtgtacgttaccgccatcacagcggctggtggtaacggcgccgtcatgacaagctactttcatgtagccttgtctgggccagcccggacctggctcatgaacctcacacctgggacgatccagtcctgggaagagctctgtgcgaggttcacagcgaacttcgccagtgcgtaccagcagcatggtgtggaggcacaccttcacgccgtgaggcaaaaacccggagaaacgctccgggccttcatatcgcgcttcaccaaggtacggggtaccattcctcgtatctctgatgcatctattatcactgctttccgccagggggtacgtgacgagaagatgctcgagaagctggcgacgcacgaggtggaaagcgtcactacgcttttctccctggcagacaagtgtgccagggccgctgagggccgtgcatggtactcagccccccaagacggagacgccaaggctggcggctccagtgctaccgctcagggcggtggcaagaagaagaagaagaagaaccggaaTCACGGGGAACTGCAatctggcggaccagtcgttgcagcagcagcgccagcggcggcgccggctgtgGCAGCaacggctgggggccagaatgcacatggcaaacgccctcgcccgcaaggtggaagcggaggttcatgcccagtgcatcccaccgctcggccacagcgccgctgactgccgcgagatccagaagctcgcgaagcgggtcagtgggcggcgtgagcagtcctccaaagacggctcaccccctcctcgccagcgggccggcaaggagaaggcctccgacagcggggccgccgctggggagaaggagctggggtaccaatcccccgctcgagagctcaATGGCGTCTACCACGACTTCGATTctgacaacggcgaccgccgcaagaagctgtacgtaatgtacggcggaagctgggagcttgtctcccggcgggacgtgaagacccttcgccgggaggtcctttcggtgaagccgggggtcccgaaggcggcgccgcaccagaggtggatgaacaccaccatctctttcgggccatccgactgcccggagaatatggccggagctggcgtactacctctagtcaccgctcctgtcatatccaacgtaaggctctatcacgtgctgattgacggtgggtctggcctcaatgtcatcagctatgcagcgttcaagcagctgcagatcccggagtccatgctgactccctctcgcccattctctggagtgggcccacacccggtgttcgctctggggagcatcacattgccggtcacgttcgggaccgaggagaacttaccgcacagagagcgttctgttcgatgttgcggaagtgaacctcccgttcaacaccatcattggccggccggcgctctaccgcttcatggccattgctcattatgggtatttggtcttgaagatgccttcccctgccggagtcctcaccatgcagggcgaccgcaccgctgccgtcgctgcagttgagagactgcatgctctggcggcagaggctgcacgttccgaggaggatccatccacctcgcaacccaaggCGCCTGCTAAGGCTCCCAGggtccaaccgtccgatccggaccatgttcccgtgaagacggttcagattggagcggactccaccaagaccacccgcatcgcggggaacttggaggagaaataggaagacgcgctcatcgctttcctccgggcaaatgtcgacagtgttcgcctgggaaccgtcacagatgcccgggatcccctagggaagtgatcgagcacaatctgaggatctaccccgacgccgcgccggtgcgccagaagcctcagaagcagtccgtggagcgacagaacttcatccgcaaaGAAGTCCAtaagctcctacacgccggcttcatcgaggaggtccaccaccccgggtggttggccaatccggtcgtcgtcccaaaggccaacgggaagcttcggatgtgcatcgactacactagcctcaacaaggcatgtcctagagacccctaccCTCTTCCGCgcatcgatcagatcgtggactccacctccgggtgtgaccttttgtctttcctagatgcatactctggtttccaccagattcagatgtctagagaggataggaagcatactgcctttgtaacagtagatgagctttattgctacattgtcatgccgtatggtctaaggaatgccttacccacgtttgtacgagctatgaacaaaaccttctgtaaccTAATTAgggatattgttgaggtttatgtcgatgacattgtggtcaagactaaggtagggtcgacattagtggaggacctgtccctcgtcttcgacaggctccgcgccacgcgcacgaagctgaacccagataagtgcatcttcggcgtctcagcagggaagctgcttggtttcctggtctcacatcgaggcatcgaggcaaacccagccaagatcaaggcgattcgaagcgatgaggcctcctggccgcatcaaggacgtccagaagcttactggatctctcgctgctcttagccgcttcatatcgaggctagctgagagggccctccccttcttcaaactattgaggaggtccggtccattttcttggaccgaagaggctaaACAGGCCTTCCAAGAACTGAAGCGGCACCttacctcgctgccagtattggtggctccagagcccggtgagccgttgtttctgtatcttgctgcgtctgcggaagcagtcagcatggtgctggtcgccgaaagaacggagcaagctcgccaggggggcACCAGGGTCTCCCTGGCCaaagatggtgagccggaccccggacacagggggcccgtcagcctcacctctgcctgaagccccggaccccgcacaagggggtccggacgagccttgtgccagtgggaacccagagccgctgggggcccaaggacctgatgtggtggataagggcgagccggacccgatAACCAGGGTCCTGGACTGTCCAAAAGCCAGTTTACTActgtcagtgaagtcctccacgaggcgaaggtcaggtatcttgagacgcataagcttatctatgcaatacttattgcgtccaggaaactgcgccactactttcaggcacaccgagatgtcgtagtgacctcttacccgttaagagcgatcctgcacaactccaacgccacaggcaatatcgccaagtgggcggcagagctggccgagttccaactggacttccagccacgccatgcagtcaagagccagatcctggctgatttcatagcggaatggactccgtccccaagcaattctgggggtccggtcgtcaacgctggacccccggagccggaaaccagggcaccagtcttcaccgagccccactggacactcttcttcgacgggtccgcccgcgaaaagtgggccggagctggtgtggtcctcatcgacccaaacggatatcagctgaagtacatggtgcaccttgagttcaaagccaccaacaacatggcggagtacgaagctctgatctttggcctgacgcaagccctctcattgggggtccggcagcttttgatgaagggggactcccagctaaccatcaagcaggtccgaggggattgcaactgcaacaatccccagctcgcggcatacctcatacacgtgaggaagctcgagaaggacttcgaccccttggaactgcaacacgttccccgcgagcacaactcagcagcagatgatctctctacAAGAGCATCTAcatgggcatccgtgcccgagggtgtctttgaaagacggctactgagacctaccgcccagcctgccgagctgggtgaaggggatcaagctagcacctcgaagctagcggttcCGGCAGCACTCCACCTATGGAGCCCGACCTGGGCCGTGTGCCCTGTTGAGGATCCTAGTGACCTCACAGAGCCACccccacctactcagggagctcccgatgcatggatctccgagatccgggactacctaaAAGATAATATCCTCCCTGATGATGATGTGTCcactgagcgcatagtccgattggctaaatgctacgcggtggtaaaaggggatctctaccgccgtggcgccaacggtgtcctcatgcggtgcatttcccagggagagggccgcgagttgcttgcggagatccatggaggcgagtgcggaagtcattcctcctctcgcacgcttgttggcaaggcctttcggcatggcttctactggccaacagcactccaggatgcagctgagctggtaaggtcctgcaaagcatgccaattccatgcaaagcaaatacacaccccagctcaagctctgcagatgattccgccctcatggccattcacTGTGTGgagtgtggatatcctggggccattcccccgggctgtcggcgggtaccggttcctctatgtcgccatcgacaagttcaccaagtggccgaaagttacccctgtggtgaatatcactaagaaatcagcagtcgcattcctcaggtccattgtgtgcagatttggcgtcccaaaccgcatcatcgcggataacggtacccaattcaaaagcagactcttccaatagtactgtgaggacatcggcatccagctatactttgcgtccgtagcacacccccgcagcaatggacaggttgagagagcgaatgcagagatactcaggggactcaagacccgcacctacaactgcttgaagaagcatggtgccaaatgagttgacgagcttccatgcGTAGTATGGGgaaaccggaccacacccagccaaGCCActggggagactccgttcttcttggtctacggggctgaagcatgccttcccccagaaattcacctgggctcacaaCGGGTCCaagcctttgacgaatccatgcaggaacagctgcggcgtgacaacgtggacttcgttgatgagcgaaggtggcgagcagcaatccgaaatgcacgctacaaccaggcgctccggcgctatcatcaacggttcgtgcacagtagggagctccgggctggcgacctcgtcctcagacggatcctgagccgagcagggctccacaaactttcccccagctgggaggggcccttcagggttacagaggtatgccagcctggatgcgttcgcctcgccacagaagatggagtgccgctgcccaacccatggaacatagagcatctgcgtaagttctacacctaggcagagctggaaaataaacttttcctttgtaataagatagagttaccgtgcggcccagagcggttgggggccaccctcgtaaacccgacctctggcatccatcgcaccgtcggctaatgCGCGGCTCAgaacggtagaggtccgacctcataaacccggcctctggcatccatcgcacaagccatgtacatcaagattgcaaaggaaataatttctcccagttctgtctttgtgtcaaaatttaaattcgcATTCCGATTCTCAAGTTTTTACTtctctaacccccgcggggacctctacccttgttgctacaactaagatctgaatTGAGtcgctggactgccgtacagatccggaccctcttgctgctggagaggagtccagacccctaaggacctactctggagagcgggtgcttgtttcctagggtggtccggagtcctgtgtagccgcttagccggttccgtacccaaaagcctacacactccaccaccctgtaacgagtactctagtacctggagctggGTAATTAAGGACCCGGACCCcgttccagctcaagagttggttCCCCAAGTCCAATACGGCATGTCCAgtcctatatctcaaaggatcgagtacaacaaagtgaCCTTGCCCACTGCTGTGAGAGGCCTGGGtcgatgaagccaggtccggaaaggtcgtgctgtttcctggaatggtccggagccctgtgtagcgccttagcctggtcccgtaccctaagcctacatactccaccactctgtaacaagcactgagcaacctggacc from Panicum virgatum strain AP13 chromosome 9K, P.virgatum_v5, whole genome shotgun sequence encodes:
- the LOC120647183 gene encoding pentatricopeptide repeat-containing protein At5g15280, mitochondrial-like; this encodes MWKPWRLPGAIRIRYLRREAKFGGRGFANDAPELNSDNGSLFRGGSSHVGEKRNPVFAGAPEEAGSDLGQKTEGQFKPDAHSAVKSCSGIGSLVISKCAHIFESRGDTFDGNCSLQDVLKPGLWLSSETLRRFWRVSELKPDDFLDILIGFGSSPGQVRKARFLWNLYRWASQQSKEFQHLPRSNETMVAILVDAHMLSLAESLLLSLHHHMALAVSSELFSRIIQAYSEASNLEKSVALYDYARWRDCTDMQSMSLKIWLKEK